The Zygotorulaspora mrakii chromosome 6, complete sequence genome includes the window GTAATCATCTGTGCCATCTTGCCCAGCTAAAACACTGCTGAATGTGTCATTGAACATTGAGTTTGCAATGAGACCACAAGGAAAAACTGCTTTGTCACTTGAGATTCTGAGAGGATCGCAGCTGCTATCCAAGTCTTGCGCACTTATTGCCTGGCCTGCAAGTTGGCCAATGTCAAAGGAGCTAACATATTTTCTgtgattttgaaagaaatttgtAAGCTTATAGTAGATAAATATGGATCTCTTGATGTTGTTTGGAACCTGGAATCTTAATGTGCATACGTCTTCATTATCACCGCCATCATTAACCTTCCAGGTTGGCCTGGTTGATacactttttttgaaatgataTCGAACATGCTGGGAAGGTATTTCCTCAAAAGCGTCTCTGCTAGCCTCTTCTCCACATCTACTGTAATCAATGACCAGATCCTGAATGTTTGTCGCACTGATGATAAGACCAATACCAATAGGGGCAAATATACATGCAACTAATATCAGCAGGGGCAGTACACTTTGAGGGGAAAGTATAGGTTGCCAAGCCTTCAAACGTTGTTGCCTAAAGGCAGTATTGGCTGGTTTACGACTCTTTTTCAACGTTCTCGTATCTCCTTCGACATCCTGTTTGCGTCTGGATAGAAAAGGTATTCTCCTAAACATCACCGAAACTGAAACACTCAAGGCTAATCCAAAATGAGAAGAATAAGAATGAACCTCAAATTACTTTTTTAACACATCTGCCATTTTGACATGGATTATCATGCATTTCTTTCATGTTTCCGCGCCACCTAAATGAACGAAGCGGGCGCGACATTTCTAGGAACGTCGTTACAAGAAAGGGAATCATAGTAACGCAAAAAATACATTTTACATCGTTACGtatttatcattattatatttataCACTGGCATCAAGACTGTTTGGAGATGATCTGTCGAGGACGCTATCTTTGGAGTTGCTAGAGATCACGTAGGTCTGGCTACTCAAAGTATGCTTATACAACGGTGCTAAGATATTCTTAATTTCAGGTAAGTTCTTGACAAATGGTAATTCCAATAGATTTATATTCTTGTCTCTAatgatttgagaaaaaagtacTGAAATACCCCAGGCATGCGGCTTATTGACAATGAGTCTTTCCAGCAAACTTCTCAGTATGATTTCCTGGATATCGACGAGCTGCTCTCCCCAATCTTTGGACGTGAGCATTGTCTTCAAAACATAGCTGAACCAATAAGTATGAATATTTGGATATCTTAGTTGTTCTGCCATCACCTGAACCACTTGGTATTTCAATTCTACTGTTCCTTCATGAATGAGATTGAAAAGTAAAGTGTAGTAGGCGGATTTCGCATTGAAAAGAGCACTGTAAGGCATTTTCTGGTTTTCTAATCCTACTTCTATCCCTATGTGCAAAACAATAGCACGGACCAAATTGCTATCAATAGCTAGTAAGTCATATCCCACACcatttttaatatcatATTCTGTTTTATAAATACCATGCAAAATTGTTCTTAATAGAGAGTTCGTAGGAATTCTCAAGTAATTGTCAACCGGCTTTTTTAAAGTGCTAGAATCAGAAATGGGATCATAGAATACTTCAGGCAGCTCTTGACACGCTGGGAGCTTCTCCATAGATAGATTGGAGTCGTATGGATTTGGCAacatcatcttttttggaaTAGAGGACAAAATTACGTTTTTTAACTGGAAATAACTGGGTGGTAGGTTATTCATAAATTCGAGATGATTCTCAATCAAGAACTCAGGGTTGTCATTAGAAATTCCCAAAAATACTCTAAGAGCACCTTTATAGACCACTGAAACGGCATTCGAAACCTCATTTTTGCTAGTGTACGTATCCAAAAAGTTCAACAGGTCAATTAGCAGTAACattaaatttttccatccacttttttttggtaaTCGCAACATGGTTGGCAAAAACATTCTATGAGATATCAAAGTAACCCATGCGAAAGAGAAACCAGGGAATGCAATAGGCTGAAGAGAATGTAAATAAGTGGAAAAAATGTCGTAAAACTCTTGATCAAATTCAGAGAGTTCCCTCCTTGTTTGATTATCACTGATTTTTATAAAATCATGGCCACGAAGAACCTCCCACTCATACAAAAGATTGGACAGCAAACGAAAGTGCGGCCTTTCATTGAAGGTTACGTACTTCTGTTCATGGTCTTTCGCAAACACTACTGCTATCACTGATAGGACAATATTAAAGTACTCAGATCTACTGATATCAGAAAAGGCCTGCAACACCAATAGTTTGGTGATCAATTTGCCAATTGCATCAATCGTTGTAAATACTTCTCCCGTTGGATcactttctttgaatgaaaacacCGATAACTCCAATGCtgctttaaaaaattcaattaaaCTATCGCTGTTAGAAAGTACACCCTTCTCCATCATTTGTCTGATAAAAACTAGAGTGGATATATCATCGGTCTCAACCCTTTGCAGTAACTTGACCCACTCAGtgaaaaccaaaaaatatctcTCTTTCCTTGTTACTTTTACTTGTTTACCCACGGGAATGATCTCGTTGCTCTCATATCGCTCTAAGAAACTTTTAACTTGAGTATCATTTGATGAACCTAGATACTCTAAAGTTTTAATGAAATCCAAACGCATGAGAATCGGGGAATCAGAAATAACGGTGTTTTCTATAATGTCCATTGCGAATTCAGTCGAATTTTCCATTTCGCTTTTCATGGCAGTTACCAGAACGTTGTCTAATTCATTTGCCTCAATAAGCTTTACATCGAGTAATGACCTTATTACAGAGACATTGAACTTTCTACTGTCCAATGCGTAAACAAGCCACCAAACAACATCTTTTCTGGCAACCATAGACAGCGAACACAGCTTCTCCAATAGTAGGGAAAGCACTTCTCTGCAGAGTGGACTTTCACTAGTGGCAAATAAACTATTTACCACCGCTTGGGAAACCTTCAAAGCTAGTTGATCCTTCTGTGAGCTCCGTGCAATGAACgtcaatatttgaaaaatgatagcCTTGATAGGATTTTGCCCCCCTAAATCGAGCAAGCTCCTTTTATCAGCATTCTCCTTGATTTGCAGAACGAGTCCATCCATAAGGTGAACAAGCACACGATGATTTTGTTCCAGctcattttgaatattcacGTTTTGAGGATTTTGAATGGACATTTGATTTTGCCCCATCGTCATTGGCATTTGCGCTGTCTGTGAAACCGCTGcctgctgttgctgttgctgttgctgttgctgttgctgttgctgttgctgttgctgttgttgttgttgttgctgttgttgttgttgttgctgttgttgttgttgttgttgttgttgttgttgttgttgttgttgttgctgttgctgctgctgctgttgttgttgttgttgttgttgctgttgttgttgttgttgttgttgttgttgttgttgttgttgttgttgttgttgttgttgttgttgttgttgttgttgttgttgttgttgttgttgttgttgttgttgttgttgttgttgttgttgttgttgttgttgttgttgttgctgcagttgctgctgctgctgagCCAGCATTTGTTGATTTGCAGGTTGTTGTCGAGGATGAACTGGGGCATTTGCGATACTATCCACATTCAGAGCAAACTTTCCCGAGTTTTCATATAACCGAAATTGTTGCGGAGTAACCCCTGTACTTTTGAGCCCCAAAGGTTCCGGGAGCTTCAAGGAATAAGGATTTGTATTCTGAGTCAAAAATGGCTGCTCCAACCGTCTTTCTTTATGATACCGGCGAATGACAATTGGTTGCATCAACTGTTCCCCTATATCTTGTGTAGCTTTGTCCATCGCCGCCTTTTCGATAATGGCCACTGCAAGCCCAATGTTATCATTGATAGCTGCCTCCAGTTCCTCATCTGGAGAAGTGGGCATGCCCATGATGTTAGGAGCAAGAGACTGTGTTGTCGAGCGAATCCCATCTCTCAAAAGCTCTATGGATGTTGCACGAGCCAGACTCTCGGCCAAATGTCTAACCATTGTAACAGCGGCGGTTTTTAACTTCATTTCATCCACCTCAGTGGCAAAATCCTTTAAAATTATCTTTGTCGTTGTAACAACTGCAATACTTGACGACTTGTCCACTGcaggaagaagaatttcCCTCACTGACTTAGCAATGgccatttgaaaaacgCGCTTCAGGTCGGGGTGTGTTACAAAGATAGTGGATCCCATAAGATTGCTAAAAGGATTATCTGAGGGAACGGAGTTTTCGACCATAATTGGACCTTGA containing:
- a CDS encoding CDC50/LEM3 family protein (similar to Saccharomyces cerevisiae CDC50 (YCR094W) and YNR048W; ancestral locus Anc_6.374), with the translated sequence MFRRIPFLSRRKQDVEGDTRTLKKSRKPANTAFRQQRLKAWQPILSPQSVLPLLILVACIFAPIGIGLIISATNIQDLVIDYSRCGEEASRDAFEEIPSQHVRYHFKKSVSTRPTWKVNDGGDNEDVCTLRFQVPNNIKRSIFIYYKLTNFFQNHRKYVSSFDIGQLAGQAISAQDLDSSCDPLRISSDKAVFPCGLIANSMFNDTFSSVLAGQDGTDDYILTNQGISWSSDRTRFKKTSYNASQIVPPPNWAKSFPDGYSSDNIPDLHTWGEFQVWMRTAALPTFYKLALKNHTSELPSGNYSVDIGLNYPVISFGGTKSFVLTTSGIIGGRNMSLGIVYCVVAGISAIFAIIFLLKVIIQPRAMGDHSYLNFQGNYENKDSSNSQRTTLREIL
- the CDC39 gene encoding CCR4-NOT core subunit CDC39 (similar to Saccharomyces cerevisiae CDC39 (YCR093W); ancestral locus Anc_6.373); protein product: MQAASSELPAEIEDKDKEATRIIIAQVSLLIIALTEDNFADSEKKIGHLLDKSSTVAYIKYWKKLITICSRDFGPDKKANQENNLVHRLLLKLFESIPYKAPKIIDLLNLHIFYNDSFFDSIGSSAKDLVTFFNIEDHSRILFLLIPSLAIEYFQFKNFVKMNNSRYFETTVLQGASTSLKVNLSQVFLSLEGENLNDMIALILSEILSPGSQGIQQAPASGWFTPSNILAATEIGNIVFGCLDKIPKETMDWNRIFNLMSTKYFLMNAVKPTLASLSSLLSCLRYGYLLDQFFTCDWDINFKLELAYYVHKWNIADGCFDILTAEGTKKVTDLIPNPKNSLLYLMSVATLDLELFLLRDELVNNQMLPYYQECFFEDFNYVPEYLAFALLNDIKRFILLTENKNVIDEILVTLLVQVFEKTPTVLGILVRQLPDDARIVEAGKIILSKEGRASADFAKILRDDGKLAYFIENVSFQESLRILPCACKLGWQNLPLHIKSHLNTETASQVLDCLDVQTRISDISSPFTSSNIFDLQSLHFLVTSLMKLPLKKEDRQRFESIQFSLIITFPRLINFGFGHDDAILGNGQLTPISNEIEKEMQDYLQKMYSGELAIKDIIDILRDFRDSDVGRDQDVFACMTHAVIAESSFFRDYPLDALATTSVLFGSMILFQSLRGFVLDVAFRIILGFAKEGPESKMFKFAIQAIYAFKIRLSDYPNYSRDLLENVPGLQSQPQVYQSVLEASLKGRELNKDANLLSGVNPELISSKYLNVEEPKTTVAQENPPKEIVEKVLFVVNNITMDNFDVKITDLKSVLTPNYFSWFSNYLVNQRAKTEPNYHKLYSRILTSIGSDKLHERMIAVTGQQLFYLLAIKDVHSIDKNHLKNLSLWLGSITLAVDRPIRHRNIAFRELLLEAYHDRRLDIIVPFVAKVLQGAAGSKVFKPPNPWTLGIVKVLVELNNKASWKLSLTFEVEVLLKMLGLQMTSVMPSNFLDVENIADELSGSLGNMTLEQKHNEQQMQIIIMQQYQQQILLSQQRQQRAASNGAVFPTDQGPIMVENSVPSDNPFSNLMGSTIFVTHPDLKRVFQMAIAKSVREILLPAVDKSSSIAVVTTTKIILKDFATEVDEMKLKTAAVTMVRHLAESLARATSIELLRDGIRSTTQSLAPNIMGMPTSPDEELEAAINDNIGLAVAIIEKAAMDKATQDIGEQLMQPIVIRRYHKERRLEQPFLTQNTNPYSLKLPEPLGLKSTGVTPQQFRLYENSGKFALNVDSIANAPVHPRQQPANQQMLAQQQQQLQQQQQQQQQQQQQQQQQQQQQQQQQQQQQQQQQQQQQQQQQQQQQQQQQQQQQQQQQQQQQQQQQQQQQQQQQQQQQQQQQQQQQQQQQQQQQQQQQQQQQQQQQQQQAAVSQTAQMPMTMGQNQMSIQNPQNVNIQNELEQNHRVLVHLMDGLVLQIKENADKRSLLDLGGQNPIKAIIFQILTFIARSSQKDQLALKVSQAVVNSLFATSESPLCREVLSLLLEKLCSLSMVARKDVVWWLVYALDSRKFNVSVIRSLLDVKLIEANELDNVLVTAMKSEMENSTEFAMDIIENTVISDSPILMRLDFIKTLEYLGSSNDTQVKSFLERYESNEIIPVGKQVKVTRKERYFLVFTEWVKLLQRVETDDISTLVFIRQMMEKGVLSNSDSLIEFFKAALELSVFSFKESDPTGEVFTTIDAIGKLITKLLVLQAFSDISRSEYFNIVLSVIAVVFAKDHEQKYVTFNERPHFRLLSNLLYEWEVLRGHDFIKISDNQTRRELSEFDQEFYDIFSTYLHSLQPIAFPGFSFAWVTLISHRMFLPTMLRLPKKSGWKNLMLLLIDLLNFLDTYTSKNEVSNAVSVVYKGALRVFLGISNDNPEFLIENHLEFMNNLPPSYFQLKNVILSSIPKKMMLPNPYDSNLSMEKLPACQELPEVFYDPISDSSTLKKPVDNYLRIPTNSLLRTILHGIYKTEYDIKNGVGYDLLAIDSNLVRAIVLHIGIEVGLENQKMPYSALFNAKSAYYTLLFNLIHEGTVELKYQVVQVMAEQLRYPNIHTYWFSYVLKTMLTSKDWGEQLVDIQEIILRSLLERLIVNKPHAWGISVLFSQIIRDKNINLLELPFVKNLPEIKNILAPLYKHTLSSQTYVISSNSKDSVLDRSSPNSLDASV